The following coding sequences lie in one Methylosinus sp. PW1 genomic window:
- a CDS encoding energy transducer TonB, with protein MSAAMTDETPREVSLAARSRAHEETVLPAWLRPLAIGVALGAHAAILIGFIAFVVDKPTPLEDVRVELVPQGETVTETSVSPTPDAAPTFALDPTPAAAPDSTLREDPDVAKPKERAPAETADLLSVPLPQIEASDAVEQPPIENAQKNWRRVEEKKRKEKMEEARRQAAQRVARLEQARARQQAAHAQSGAAAVRAGVREGAGDAPRMSNAAYAALVSAEINRHKHYPPSARERGATGSVGVVFSIGPSGAVTSHGITRSSGNGAIDAAVHQMLAVSRPPPPPGGYFRGSVVISFDLSR; from the coding sequence ATGAGCGCCGCTATGACGGACGAGACTCCACGCGAGGTTTCTCTCGCAGCGCGATCTCGCGCACATGAGGAAACGGTTCTGCCGGCCTGGCTGCGGCCATTGGCGATCGGCGTCGCCCTCGGCGCGCATGCGGCGATATTGATCGGCTTCATCGCTTTCGTCGTCGACAAGCCGACGCCGCTCGAGGATGTGCGCGTCGAGCTCGTGCCGCAAGGCGAGACGGTGACCGAGACGAGCGTCTCGCCGACGCCGGACGCCGCGCCGACCTTCGCGCTCGACCCCACGCCCGCCGCCGCGCCCGATTCGACTTTGCGCGAGGATCCGGACGTCGCCAAGCCGAAGGAGCGCGCGCCCGCCGAGACGGCGGACCTCTTGTCCGTGCCCTTGCCGCAGATAGAAGCGTCGGACGCGGTGGAACAGCCGCCGATCGAGAATGCGCAGAAGAACTGGCGCCGCGTGGAGGAGAAGAAGCGCAAGGAGAAGATGGAAGAGGCCCGGCGCCAGGCGGCGCAACGCGTCGCGCGCTTGGAGCAGGCGCGCGCCCGCCAACAGGCGGCGCATGCGCAATCGGGCGCCGCCGCCGTGCGCGCCGGCGTGCGGGAGGGCGCCGGCGACGCGCCGCGCATGTCCAACGCCGCCTATGCGGCGCTGGTCTCGGCCGAGATCAACCGCCACAAGCATTATCCGCCGAGCGCCCGCGAGAGAGGCGCGACCGGCTCGGTCGGCGTCGTCTTTTCGATCGGACCGTCAGGCGCCGTCACCAGCCACGGCATCACGCGTTCCTCGGGCAATGGCGCAATCGACGCCGCCGTGCATCAGATGCTGGCCGTATCCCGTCCGCCACCGCCGCCCGGCGGATATTTCCGCGGAAGCGTCGTCATTTCCTTCGATCTCTCGAGGTGA
- a CDS encoding polynucleotide kinase-phosphatase, translating to MNAPLPTLLDIPDFCLVVLIGATGAGKSSFASRWFKPTEVISSDHCRGLVCDDETDQSASADAFALVAAIAEKRLKNRRLAVIDATNVRAADRKSWVELARRWHALPVAIVVDPGLDVCIERNKTRPDRDFGPGVPQRMIQEIHRGLRGLANEGFRQIWKLSSVAAIEAAVVERRPMWTDKRDDVGPFDVIGDVHGCLDELRRLLEALGYVVEGDGDAVLAPHGRKLVFVGDLVDRGPDVPGVLRLAMAAQEAGVAYVVQGNHDRKLSRWLEGRKVTVAHGLQESIDQLAEEPAEFRERVKTFLADLRSHYWLDGGKLAVAHAGLKEEMIGRGSPAVREFALFGETTGETDEFGLPVRLDWAANYRGRSAIVYGHTPTPDAEWVNNTICVDTGCVFGGKLTALLWPERGLVEVPAARVYCEPARPLVAAPETALQAEADRLLDHADVSGRRWIDTTLLRRIPIAEENAAAALEAMSRFALAPQWLVYLPPTMSPVETSARDGFLERPEEAFAFFRERGQREVVLEEKHMGSRAVVALCRDSDVARRRFGVLSGESGQIWTRSGRAFFADGAECEALLARLRAACDSARLWETLATDWLLFDAEIMPWSAKASALIEQQYAPVAAASHAGLALAHDAAARAAARGIPVEALRDRLAIRAEKAARYGEAWKPYVWPVRSLDDLRIAPFHLLASEGATHFDKDHLWHMSIAETLAATGAQNVATTRWRRLALDDTAACEEATRWWEELTSAGGEGMVVKPRDYIARGAKGPIQPALKVRGPEYLRIIYGPEYDLPEHLERLRQRGLGAKRTNALREFALGHEALTRFTAGAPLRKTHECVFAILALESEPIDPRL from the coding sequence ATGAATGCGCCTCTCCCGACCCTCCTCGACATTCCCGATTTCTGCCTCGTCGTGCTGATCGGCGCGACGGGCGCGGGCAAATCGAGCTTCGCGTCGCGCTGGTTCAAGCCGACGGAGGTGATCTCCTCGGATCATTGCCGCGGTCTCGTCTGCGACGACGAGACAGACCAATCCGCCTCGGCCGACGCTTTCGCGCTGGTTGCCGCCATTGCCGAGAAGCGGCTGAAGAACCGCCGCCTCGCGGTGATCGACGCGACCAATGTGCGCGCCGCGGATCGCAAATCCTGGGTCGAGCTCGCGCGCCGCTGGCATGCGCTGCCCGTGGCGATCGTCGTCGATCCGGGCCTCGATGTCTGCATCGAGCGGAACAAGACGCGGCCGGATCGCGATTTCGGCCCCGGCGTGCCGCAGCGCATGATTCAGGAGATTCATCGCGGCCTGCGCGGCCTCGCCAATGAGGGCTTTCGGCAGATTTGGAAGCTGTCCTCGGTCGCGGCGATCGAGGCCGCGGTCGTCGAGCGCCGCCCCATGTGGACCGACAAGCGCGACGATGTCGGCCCCTTCGATGTGATCGGCGACGTGCATGGCTGCCTCGACGAGTTGCGGCGGCTGCTCGAAGCGCTCGGCTATGTCGTCGAGGGCGATGGCGACGCCGTCTTGGCCCCGCATGGCCGCAAGCTGGTCTTCGTCGGCGATCTCGTCGATCGCGGTCCGGATGTTCCGGGCGTTCTGCGCCTCGCCATGGCTGCGCAGGAGGCCGGCGTCGCCTATGTCGTGCAGGGCAATCATGACCGCAAATTGTCGCGCTGGCTCGAAGGCCGAAAGGTCACGGTCGCCCATGGGCTTCAGGAGTCGATCGATCAGCTCGCCGAGGAGCCGGCCGAGTTCCGCGAGCGCGTGAAGACTTTCCTCGCGGATCTCCGCAGCCATTATTGGCTCGACGGCGGCAAGCTCGCCGTCGCCCATGCCGGGCTGAAGGAGGAGATGATCGGCCGCGGCTCGCCCGCGGTCCGCGAGTTCGCTCTGTTCGGCGAGACGACGGGCGAGACGGATGAGTTCGGCCTGCCGGTGCGGCTCGACTGGGCGGCGAATTATCGCGGCCGCTCGGCAATCGTCTATGGCCATACGCCGACGCCGGATGCGGAATGGGTCAACAACACCATTTGCGTCGATACGGGCTGCGTCTTCGGCGGCAAGCTCACAGCGCTGCTCTGGCCGGAGCGGGGACTGGTCGAGGTTCCGGCGGCGCGCGTCTATTGTGAGCCGGCGCGCCCGCTCGTCGCCGCGCCGGAGACCGCCTTGCAGGCCGAGGCGGATCGACTTCTCGATCATGCCGATGTGTCGGGACGGCGATGGATCGACACGACGCTGCTGCGGCGCATTCCCATCGCCGAGGAGAATGCGGCGGCGGCGCTCGAAGCAATGAGCCGTTTCGCCCTCGCGCCGCAATGGCTCGTCTATCTCCCGCCGACCATGTCGCCGGTGGAGACGAGCGCGCGCGACGGCTTTCTCGAGCGCCCGGAGGAGGCCTTCGCCTTTTTCCGCGAGCGCGGCCAAAGGGAGGTCGTGCTCGAGGAAAAGCACATGGGCTCGCGCGCCGTCGTCGCGCTCTGCCGCGACTCCGATGTCGCGCGGCGGCGCTTCGGCGTCCTCTCCGGCGAGAGCGGCCAGATATGGACGCGCTCCGGCCGCGCCTTCTTCGCCGACGGCGCCGAATGCGAGGCGCTTCTCGCACGGCTGCGCGCTGCCTGCGACAGCGCCCGCCTCTGGGAGACGCTCGCGACCGACTGGCTCCTGTTCGATGCGGAAATCATGCCCTGGTCCGCCAAGGCCTCGGCGCTGATCGAGCAGCAATATGCGCCGGTCGCCGCCGCGAGCCACGCCGGGCTCGCCCTCGCCCATGACGCCGCCGCGCGCGCCGCGGCTCGCGGCATTCCTGTCGAGGCGCTGCGCGATCGGCTCGCGATCCGCGCCGAGAAGGCAGCGCGCTATGGCGAGGCATGGAAGCCCTATGTCTGGCCGGTTCGCTCGCTCGACGATTTGCGCATCGCCCCGTTCCATCTGCTGGCGAGCGAGGGCGCCACGCATTTCGACAAGGACCATCTCTGGCACATGTCGATCGCCGAAACATTGGCGGCGACCGGCGCGCAGAATGTGGCGACGACTCGCTGGCGTCGCCTGGCCCTAGACGACACGGCGGCCTGCGAGGAGGCGACGCGCTGGTGGGAGGAGCTGACATCGGCGGGCGGCGAAGGCATGGTGGTGAAGCCGCGAGACTACATCGCGCGCGGCGCCAAGGGGCCGATCCAGCCGGCGCTGAAGGTGCGCGGCCCGGAATATTTGCGCATCATCTACGGCCCGGAATATGATCTGCCGGAACATCTCGAACGCCTGCGCCAACGCGGCCTCGGCGCCAAAAGGACCAACGCCCTGCGCGAATTCGCGCTCGGCCATGAAGCCCTGACGCGCTTTACCGCCGGCGCGCCCCTGCGCAAGACCCATGAATGCGTTTTCGCGATCCTCGCGCTGGAGAGCGAGCCGATCGATCCGAGGCTCTGA
- a CDS encoding 3' terminal RNA ribose 2'-O-methyltransferase Hen1 translates to MYLSIATTHAPATDLGFLLMKHPDRAHDLELSFGRGTVFFPQADVERCEAALVLDLDPVALVRGRGGAEGVADQYVNDRPYAASSFLSVALNKAFRTAMTGVSRERPELAATAIPLEIVVAPLPAPRDGDLLERLFGPLGWTVEARRIEGADGPSRYVELRLAGTLRLADALGHLYVLIPAMDADKHYWVGDDEVEKLVAKGGAWLVGHSERETIARRFLKNRRSLARAALARLAPDTEAEEGLEDEKTPPREEALEAPLRLHDRRLDAVVGLLKEAGARSVADLGCGEGRLLQRLVKERGFERIIGLDASTRALERARERLKLDRAGGPSVERLSLLHGALTYRDARWADVDAVALVEVIEHLDADRLPTLVEIVFGAARPKTVIVTTPNAEYNALFDALPAGAFRHPDHRFEWTRAQFRDWAQASAESHGYSVALSGIGEEHPELGPVTQVAVFSR, encoded by the coding sequence ATGTATTTGTCCATCGCCACCACGCATGCGCCGGCCACCGATCTCGGCTTTCTGCTGATGAAGCATCCCGATCGCGCTCATGACCTCGAGCTGTCCTTTGGACGCGGAACCGTGTTTTTCCCGCAGGCCGACGTGGAGCGCTGCGAGGCGGCGCTGGTCCTCGACCTCGATCCGGTCGCACTCGTGCGCGGCCGCGGCGGCGCCGAAGGGGTCGCGGATCAATATGTCAACGACCGTCCCTATGCGGCGTCGTCCTTCCTCTCGGTCGCGCTCAACAAGGCGTTCCGCACGGCGATGACCGGCGTCTCGCGCGAGCGGCCGGAGCTCGCGGCGACGGCGATCCCGCTCGAGATCGTCGTCGCGCCTCTCCCCGCGCCGCGCGACGGCGATTTGCTGGAGCGTCTCTTCGGGCCGCTCGGCTGGACCGTGGAGGCGCGCCGAATCGAGGGGGCGGACGGCCCCTCGCGCTATGTCGAGCTGCGGCTCGCGGGGACGCTGCGCCTCGCCGATGCGCTCGGTCATCTCTATGTGCTGATCCCGGCGATGGACGCCGATAAGCATTATTGGGTCGGCGACGACGAGGTGGAGAAGCTCGTCGCCAAAGGCGGCGCCTGGCTCGTCGGGCACTCCGAGCGCGAGACGATCGCGCGGCGCTTCTTGAAGAACCGCCGCAGCCTCGCGCGCGCCGCCCTCGCGCGTCTCGCGCCGGACACCGAGGCTGAGGAGGGTCTGGAGGACGAAAAGACGCCGCCGCGCGAGGAGGCGCTGGAGGCGCCGCTGCGTCTGCACGATCGGCGGCTCGACGCCGTCGTCGGCCTGTTGAAAGAGGCGGGCGCGCGCAGCGTCGCCGATCTCGGCTGCGGAGAAGGCCGGCTGCTGCAACGTCTCGTCAAGGAGCGAGGCTTCGAGCGGATCATCGGTCTCGACGCCTCCACCCGCGCGCTGGAGCGCGCCAGAGAGCGGCTGAAGCTCGATCGCGCCGGCGGTCCTTCCGTGGAGCGGTTGAGCCTGCTGCATGGCGCGCTCACCTATCGCGACGCGCGCTGGGCCGACGTCGACGCCGTCGCCCTCGTCGAGGTGATCGAGCATCTCGACGCCGATCGCCTGCCGACGCTGGTCGAGATCGTCTTCGGCGCAGCGCGTCCGAAGACCGTGATCGTGACGACGCCCAACGCCGAATATAACGCCCTGTTCGATGCTCTGCCGGCGGGCGCCTTCCGTCATCCCGACCATCGCTTCGAATGGACTCGCGCGCAATTTCGTGATTGGGCGCAGGCGAGCGCCGAGAGCCACGGCTATTCGGTCGCTCTTTCCGGCATAGGCGAGGAGCATCCAGAGCTCGGCCCCGTCACACAGGTCGCGGTGTTCTCGAGATGA
- a CDS encoding OmpA family protein — MAALAWWRPWRPGLPVAETPPLPSAQSEAAPPAGAVPVLPTERSAETQKAETRSSVTASEGVESKLRAFLVGEAPSARELVWFELDGVAFEPRGEGLRPAAQAQLQAVADILAVHPRVRATVAAYGDTKKLSKRRAEAVVAALARLGVDATRLRGLALASKPSVVTGSSENSAADSGLLLGVRPK, encoded by the coding sequence GTGGCCGCTCTGGCGTGGTGGCGCCCATGGCGGCCGGGCCTTCCCGTCGCCGAAACGCCGCCGCTTCCATCAGCGCAGTCCGAGGCAGCGCCGCCGGCCGGGGCCGTTCCGGTTCTCCCGACGGAGCGCTCAGCCGAAACGCAGAAAGCGGAAACGCGATCCAGTGTCACTGCGAGCGAAGGGGTGGAGTCGAAGTTGCGCGCATTCCTCGTCGGCGAGGCGCCTTCCGCGCGAGAACTCGTCTGGTTCGAGCTCGACGGCGTCGCTTTCGAGCCGCGTGGAGAGGGCCTGCGGCCTGCCGCGCAGGCGCAATTGCAGGCGGTCGCCGACATTCTGGCGGTCCATCCCCGCGTCAGAGCAACGGTTGCAGCTTATGGAGATACCAAGAAGCTGTCCAAGCGACGGGCGGAGGCGGTGGTAGCCGCATTGGCGCGCCTGGGTGTCGACGCCACTCGGCTCCGTGGACTGGCGCTCGCGTCGAAGCCCTCAGTCGTTACGGGATCGAGCGAAAATTCCGCGGCGGACAGCGGCTTGCTGCTCGGTGTGCGGCCGAAGTGA
- a CDS encoding DUF2905 family protein, whose translation MVERGDFRLYIPFTTSPIVSVALSVVSCFFNR comes from the coding sequence GTGGTCGAACGCGGCGATTTCCGCCTCTATATTCCCTTCACGACCTCGCCGATCGTCAGCGTCGCGCTGAGCGTCGTATCCTGCTTTTTCAATCGATGA
- a CDS encoding TolC family protein: protein MSIVADVAGSPLEKDVLAIRTLDDAASARARVELLLSRALTADSTVQIALLANRSLQAAYNALGSAEAAMVNAVLPPNPSFSISRIAGPLKLELEAIIAADILALATLPARAEIAADRFHRAQLRAAEETLRLAARARKDYYRAVAAQELVASLDKANSTAESAAQLARALGETGAMNKLDQAREQVFYADLAAQLAKARQRAIAEREQLIRSLGLWGDNLDFKLPGSLPAPPSRPKSMPMVEQEAVARRPDLFVEGIELDALAKSCGLVEATRFVNVFQLSGVYKDTREIVTRVSSDGTIDTERVRFRVFGPGATIEIPIFDFGEARTREAEQNYMQAFNRLVAKAVDVRSEARLAYQTYRSTWDVANHYQREILPLRKIITDESLRRYNAMLIDVFPLLAEVRQRIMANIAAIEAKRDFWLADADLRAAVIGGVETRVEETSVSRMDATSQ, encoded by the coding sequence ATGAGCATCGTCGCGGACGTCGCCGGTAGCCCGCTCGAAAAGGACGTGCTAGCGATCCGCACGCTGGACGACGCCGCATCCGCTCGAGCTCGCGTCGAGCTTCTGCTCTCGCGAGCGCTGACCGCAGACTCGACGGTGCAAATCGCCCTGCTCGCAAATCGTAGCCTTCAGGCGGCGTATAATGCATTGGGCTCCGCGGAAGCGGCGATGGTGAACGCGGTCCTTCCGCCAAACCCGAGCTTTTCAATTTCGCGGATCGCCGGACCATTGAAATTGGAGCTCGAGGCGATCATCGCCGCCGATATTCTCGCATTGGCGACTTTGCCGGCGCGGGCGGAGATCGCTGCAGATCGCTTTCATCGGGCGCAGCTGCGGGCCGCCGAGGAAACGCTCCGGCTCGCGGCCCGAGCACGCAAAGACTATTATCGCGCGGTCGCGGCGCAGGAGCTCGTCGCTTCTCTCGATAAAGCGAATTCGACGGCCGAATCGGCCGCGCAGCTCGCCAGAGCCTTGGGCGAGACCGGCGCGATGAACAAGCTCGATCAGGCGCGCGAGCAAGTGTTCTACGCCGATCTTGCTGCTCAGCTCGCGAAGGCGCGCCAGCGAGCGATCGCGGAACGTGAGCAGCTGATCCGGTCGCTGGGCCTGTGGGGCGATAATCTCGATTTCAAGCTTCCCGGCTCCTTGCCGGCGCCGCCCTCTCGTCCAAAGAGCATGCCCATGGTCGAGCAGGAAGCGGTGGCGCGTCGCCCCGATCTTTTCGTCGAGGGCATAGAGCTCGATGCGCTCGCAAAATCGTGCGGGCTCGTCGAAGCGACTCGCTTCGTCAATGTCTTCCAACTCTCCGGCGTCTACAAGGACACGCGGGAAATCGTCACCAGAGTTTCGAGTGACGGGACGATCGACACCGAGCGTGTTCGATTCAGGGTTTTTGGCCCCGGCGCCACGATCGAGATTCCGATCTTCGACTTCGGCGAGGCGCGCACGCGCGAGGCGGAGCAGAACTATATGCAGGCGTTCAACCGCCTCGTGGCGAAAGCCGTCGACGTTCGGTCCGAAGCGCGCCTAGCGTATCAGACCTATCGCTCCACATGGGACGTAGCGAATCATTACCAGCGCGAGATTTTGCCGCTGCGCAAAATCATCACGGATGAGAGCCTGCGGCGATACAATGCGATGCTGATCGACGTCTTCCCGCTGCTCGCCGAGGTGCGCCAGAGGATAATGGCGAACATCGCGGCGATCGAGGCCAAACGCGACTTCTGGCTCGCCGACGCCGATCTTCGGGCCGCGGTCATCGGCGGAGTCGAAACGCGAGTCGAAGAGACGTCCGTATCGCGGATGGATGCGACCAGCCAGTGA
- a CDS encoding multicopper oxidase family protein, whose translation MMSRRSFIGAAAGYVSVAALSGRAQAASIPEAHYATSAETRPPLLPPNGPEFHPVVTLNGWSLPWRMKEDVKEFHLVAEAVVREFAPGMKVHLWGYNGQSPGPTIEAVEGDKVRIFVTNKLPEPTSVHWHGILLPNGMDGVAGVTQPHIPPGKTFVYEFEPKTSGTFMYHTHSDEMVQMAMGLMGMIVVHPRDPEQHRVDRDFVFMLGAYDVDPGTYVPKVVEMTNFNMWTFNNRVFPGIDPLVVRLNDRVRVRMGNLTMTNHPIHLHGHHFYVTGTDGGWIPRSAQMPEATVDVPVGTIRAFELVANNPGDWALHCHKSHHTMNAMGHDLRTFIGAKQSPRVAKAIAKLVPGYMPMGSSGMGDMASMHMPGPDNALPMMTGTGQFGPIEMGGMFTLMKIREGLARNDYKDPGPYEFPEGTVAHDVGGRPAEASRHEGMKSTKSPAAGPSGQHHHEHH comes from the coding sequence ATGATGTCTCGAAGGAGCTTCATCGGCGCCGCGGCTGGATATGTGAGCGTCGCCGCTCTGAGCGGCCGCGCGCAGGCGGCGAGCATTCCAGAGGCGCATTATGCGACGAGCGCGGAGACGCGACCTCCGCTGCTTCCCCCGAATGGTCCCGAATTTCATCCCGTCGTGACATTGAACGGGTGGAGCCTGCCATGGCGCATGAAGGAAGACGTCAAAGAGTTCCATCTCGTCGCGGAAGCCGTTGTGCGTGAGTTCGCGCCCGGGATGAAAGTGCATCTTTGGGGCTACAACGGCCAATCGCCCGGTCCGACCATAGAGGCGGTCGAAGGCGACAAGGTCCGCATTTTCGTGACGAACAAGCTGCCGGAACCAACCTCGGTCCACTGGCATGGAATCTTGTTGCCGAACGGCATGGACGGCGTGGCCGGCGTCACGCAGCCTCATATTCCGCCGGGCAAGACCTTCGTCTACGAATTCGAGCCGAAGACGAGCGGAACCTTCATGTACCATACGCATTCGGACGAAATGGTGCAGATGGCGATGGGCCTGATGGGGATGATCGTCGTGCATCCGCGCGATCCCGAGCAGCATAGGGTCGATCGCGATTTCGTCTTCATGCTGGGCGCCTATGACGTCGATCCCGGGACCTATGTGCCGAAGGTCGTGGAGATGACGAACTTCAATATGTGGACATTCAACAATCGCGTCTTTCCTGGCATCGATCCGCTCGTCGTACGTTTGAACGATCGTGTGCGCGTGCGGATGGGCAATCTCACCATGACAAATCATCCGATTCACCTGCATGGCCACCATTTTTACGTCACCGGCACGGATGGGGGCTGGATTCCTCGATCTGCGCAAATGCCCGAAGCGACCGTCGATGTCCCCGTCGGAACGATTCGCGCCTTCGAGCTCGTCGCGAACAATCCGGGCGACTGGGCCTTGCATTGTCACAAGTCGCATCACACGATGAATGCGATGGGACATGATTTGAGAACTTTCATCGGAGCAAAGCAGAGCCCCAGAGTTGCCAAAGCGATTGCCAAACTGGTTCCGGGTTACATGCCCATGGGTTCGTCCGGGATGGGCGATATGGCGTCGATGCACATGCCGGGGCCAGATAACGCGCTTCCCATGATGACGGGAACAGGCCAATTCGGACCTATCGAAATGGGCGGCATGTTCACGCTCATGAAAATCCGAGAGGGACTGGCTCGCAACGACTATAAGGACCCAGGTCCTTACGAGTTTCCGGAAGGAACCGTGGCTCACGACGTCGGGGGTCGACCGGCAGAGGCGTCGCGACATGAAGGAATGAAGAGCACGAAAAGCCCTGCGGCGGGGCCATCCGGCCAACACCACCATGAGCATCATTGA